A portion of the Candidatus Methylomirabilis sp. genome contains these proteins:
- a CDS encoding amino acid ABC transporter permease, with product MQYQFDWSVLWRGQSRDWLLQGLLTTLEISALAWLLALALGVLSGALRTVPLRPLRALAIFYVEFFRNVPLLVWMFFWYFGVPPLLPRPVQEWLFNHGAEFWAGMLALGVYHGARFSEVIRAGIQSIPKTQFEAAASTGLTVAQAYRLIIIPIALRLIVPPLTNESLNLLKNSSIALTISVAELTFQTRQIETYTAKAIEALTAGTLIYLILCLGIAAAMARVERRFAIPGLIARPTRAEH from the coding sequence GTGCAGTACCAGTTTGATTGGTCGGTCCTCTGGAGGGGCCAGTCGCGCGACTGGCTCCTCCAGGGGCTCCTGACCACGCTCGAGATCTCGGCGCTGGCCTGGCTTCTGGCCCTGGCCCTCGGCGTCCTGTCGGGGGCGCTCCGCACCGTCCCCCTCCGCCCGCTGCGCGCTCTGGCCATCTTCTACGTCGAGTTCTTCCGGAACGTGCCGCTGCTCGTCTGGATGTTCTTCTGGTACTTCGGCGTCCCGCCGCTCCTCCCCCGGCCGGTCCAGGAGTGGCTTTTCAACCACGGCGCCGAGTTCTGGGCCGGCATGCTCGCCCTCGGGGTCTACCACGGCGCGCGCTTCTCCGAGGTGATCCGCGCGGGGATCCAGTCGATCCCCAAGACCCAGTTCGAGGCCGCCGCCTCCACGGGGCTCACGGTGGCCCAGGCCTACCGCCTCATCATCATCCCGATCGCGCTCCGGCTGATCGTCCCGCCCTTGACCAACGAGTCGCTGAACCTCCTGAAGAACTCCTCGATTGCGCTGACCATCAGCGTGGCCGAGCTGACCTTCCAGACGCGCCAGATCGAGACCTACACGGCCAAGGCGATCGAGGCCCTCACGGCGGGGACCCTGATCTACCTGATCCTCTGCCTCGGCATCGCCGCGGCGATGGCCCGGGTGGAGCGCCGCTTCGCCATCCCGGGGCTCATCGCCCGCCCGACCCGCGCGGAGCACTGA
- a CDS encoding transporter substrate-binding domain-containing protein: protein MKRSLSALLALAVMLASVAPAAAETTLEKIARTGTLTIGTRTGSPPFAYVNKQNEWVGFSIDLVDQLVLSAVSTKVGKPVKLEKKESTPATRIPLLSSGAVDLIAGTMTDTRPRRDSADFSLTFFVTGAQFMVKKGSPIRGIQDIAGKRVGAQQGSTNARIIRERVPSAQLREFPDQPSAFQALAQGQVDTYTNDGIQLAGLRTKAPNPGEWDIVGDFYSYEPYGMAMRKGDSDFRAAVNNGLMEGIDSGKFFEIYEKWFGPRGELPYPMTPDIKKFMIYQSVPK from the coding sequence ATGAAGCGATCGCTGAGTGCTCTGCTGGCACTGGCCGTGATGCTGGCAAGCGTGGCCCCGGCTGCGGCCGAGACCACGCTGGAGAAGATCGCCCGCACCGGCACCCTGACGATCGGCACGCGAACCGGGTCACCCCCCTTCGCGTACGTCAACAAGCAGAACGAGTGGGTGGGCTTCTCCATTGATCTGGTCGATCAGCTCGTCCTCTCCGCCGTTTCGACGAAGGTGGGCAAGCCCGTGAAGCTCGAGAAGAAGGAGTCCACGCCTGCCACCCGGATCCCACTCCTGTCCTCCGGCGCCGTGGACCTGATCGCGGGCACCATGACCGACACCCGCCCCCGGCGTGACAGCGCGGACTTCAGCCTCACCTTCTTCGTCACCGGCGCCCAGTTCATGGTAAAGAAAGGGAGCCCGATCCGGGGGATCCAGGACATCGCCGGCAAGCGCGTGGGGGCCCAGCAGGGCTCCACGAACGCGCGGATCATCCGCGAGCGGGTGCCGAGCGCCCAGCTCCGCGAGTTCCCGGATCAGCCGTCCGCCTTCCAGGCGCTGGCGCAGGGCCAGGTGGATACCTACACCAACGACGGCATCCAGCTCGCCGGGCTCAGGACCAAGGCCCCGAACCCCGGGGAGTGGGACATCGTCGGCGACTTCTACTCCTACGAGCCGTACGGGATGGCCATGCGGAAGGGGGACTCGGACTTCCGCGCCGCCGTCAACAACGGCCTGATGGAGGGGATCGACTCCGGCAAGTTCTTCGAGATCTATGAGAAGTGGTTCGGGCCGAGAGGCGAGCTGCCGTACCCCATGACCCCCGACATCAAGAAGTTCATGATCTACCAGTCCGTGCCGAAGTAA
- a CDS encoding amino acid ABC transporter ATP-binding protein, with protein sequence MAPAIEFKQVNKWFGKLHVLRDVTLRMEPGQVVVVCGPSGSGKSTLIRCVNRLEPIQSGEIVVNGLFLSDPALNPSRLRAEVGMVFQSFNLYPHMTALENIVLAPVRVKGLSRGEAEQIARTLLERVGIPEKAGAYPANLSGGQQQRVAIARALAMQPKIMLFDEPTSALDPEMINEVLEVMTNLAREGMTMIVVTHEMGFARRVAHRVVFMDEGQVIEEGTPEAFFAAPRSERTKQFLSKILSH encoded by the coding sequence ATGGCGCCCGCCATCGAGTTCAAGCAGGTCAATAAGTGGTTCGGGAAGCTCCACGTCCTCCGGGATGTCACCCTGAGGATGGAGCCCGGCCAGGTGGTGGTGGTCTGCGGCCCGTCCGGCTCCGGGAAAAGCACCCTGATCCGCTGTGTCAACCGGCTGGAGCCGATTCAGTCGGGGGAGATCGTGGTGAACGGTCTCTTCCTCTCCGACCCCGCCCTGAACCCCTCGCGCCTCCGCGCCGAGGTGGGGATGGTGTTCCAGTCCTTCAACCTCTACCCGCACATGACGGCGCTGGAGAACATCGTGCTCGCCCCGGTCAGGGTGAAGGGGCTCTCCAGGGGGGAGGCGGAACAGATCGCCAGGACCCTCCTGGAGCGCGTGGGCATTCCGGAGAAGGCCGGCGCCTACCCCGCCAACCTCTCCGGCGGCCAGCAGCAGCGGGTGGCCATCGCCCGGGCGCTGGCCATGCAGCCCAAGATCATGCTCTTCGACGAACCCACCTCCGCCCTCGACCCCGAGATGATCAACGAAGTCCTGGAGGTGATGACGAACCTGGCCCGCGAGGGCATGACCATGATCGTGGTGACCCACGAGATGGGGTTCGCCCGGCGGGTGGCCCACCGGGTGGTCTTCATGGACGAAGGGCAGGTGATCGAGGAGGGGACACCCGAGGCGTTCTTCGCAGCCCCCCGTTCTGAGCGGACGAAGCAGTTCCTGAGCAAGATCCTCTCACACTAA
- a CDS encoding formylglycine-generating enzyme family protein, translated as MNVLPSLVLLLSLAAAAEPVPAPPGPDGAPMVLVPAGEFSRGSRTGEANERPARTVFLDAFALDQTEVTVARFTAFVEATGHRTVAEREGWAWVWAGEWGKGGKWVRTRGADWRHPKGPESAGQPEHPVTQVSHPDAEAYCRWAGKRLPTEAEWEKAARGPDGRPYPWGETFEASRANTLGAADGFPEVAPVGSFPAGASPYGALDMAGNVWEWTADWYRADYFAVAPARNPPGPPAGKARVVRGGSWGGPPEWSNVTNRYDRLPDYRNNKIGFRCARDVR; from the coding sequence ATGAACGTCCTGCCGAGCCTGGTTCTCCTCCTCTCTCTCGCCGCCGCGGCGGAGCCCGTCCCCGCTCCGCCGGGGCCGGACGGGGCCCCGATGGTCCTCGTGCCGGCGGGGGAGTTCAGCCGGGGGAGCCGGACGGGCGAGGCGAACGAGCGGCCGGCCCGGACCGTATTCCTCGACGCCTTCGCCCTGGATCAGACCGAGGTCACCGTGGCCCGCTTCACCGCCTTCGTCGAGGCGACCGGACACCGCACGGTCGCGGAGCGCGAGGGCTGGGCCTGGGTGTGGGCCGGGGAATGGGGAAAGGGGGGGAAGTGGGTCCGGACCAGGGGGGCGGACTGGCGGCACCCCAAGGGGCCGGAAAGCGCCGGGCAGCCCGAGCACCCGGTGACCCAGGTCTCCCACCCGGATGCCGAGGCCTACTGCCGGTGGGCCGGCAAGCGCCTGCCCACGGAGGCGGAATGGGAGAAGGCAGCGCGCGGTCCCGATGGACGGCCCTATCCGTGGGGCGAGACATTCGAGGCGAGCCGGGCCAATACGTTGGGGGCGGCCGACGGCTTCCCGGAGGTGGCGCCCGTGGGATCCTTCCCGGCCGGGGCCAGCCCGTACGGCGCCCTCGACATGGCAGGGAACGTCTGGGAATGGACTGCCGACTGGTACCGGGCCGACTACTTCGCCGTGGCTCCCGCTCGGAACCCGCCCGGACCGCCGGCGGGCAAAGCCCGGGTCGTCCGGGGGGGTTCCTGGGGAGGGCCCCCGGAGTGGAGCAACGTGACGAACCGCTACGACCGCCTCCCCGACTACCGGAATAACAAGATCGGCTTCCGCTGCGCGCGCGACGTCCGCTGA
- a CDS encoding DUF4382 domain-containing protein has translation MGEAWRLRRRSAARAAPMLLALAAAAAGPLLPGPARGQETGPLQVWITDHREAIGDFASLPVTIAAVGLHPAGQPRREGWVRFLVPAPIVDLVQAAREPVLLLETPVPPGTYDAVRLEMDRGRGTLRTGEELAVTVPSRATAAVTIRIQPGRPTALTVDLVVHDLTDHPGKRYGVTLRRATVRH, from the coding sequence ATGGGGGAGGCCTGGAGACTTCGGCGCCGCTCCGCGGCTCGGGCGGCACCGATGCTGCTCGCCCTGGCGGCGGCTGCGGCCGGCCCCCTCCTCCCCGGGCCCGCGCGCGGCCAGGAGACCGGCCCGCTCCAGGTCTGGATCACGGACCACCGGGAGGCGATCGGCGACTTCGCCTCGCTCCCGGTCACGATCGCCGCCGTGGGGCTCCACCCCGCCGGCCAGCCCCGCCGGGAAGGCTGGGTTCGCTTCCTGGTCCCCGCCCCCATCGTGGACCTGGTGCAGGCTGCGCGGGAGCCCGTCCTGCTCCTGGAGACTCCCGTGCCGCCCGGGACCTACGACGCCGTCCGGCTCGAGATGGACCGGGGTCGGGGCACCCTGAGGACCGGCGAGGAGCTGGCGGTGACGGTCCCCTCCCGAGCCACAGCGGCGGTCACGATCCGGATCCAGCCGGGCCGGCCGACGGCCCTCACCGTGGACCTCGTGGTGCACGACCTCACGGACCACCCGGGGAAGCGCTACGGGGTCACCCTCCGGCGGGCCACCGTGCGCCACTAG
- a CDS encoding TIGR03960 family B12-binding radical SAM protein: protein MSFVGTERVRGRILREVVPFVEKPSRYIGREFLAVHKDPEAVAVRMALAFPDVYEIGMSHLGLKILYQLLNRRPEVVAERVYCPWPDFEALTRGRGIPLASIESGLPLSAFDLVGFTLQYELSYATILHMLALGGIPLRSAERGEGDPFVVAGGPCGYSPEPLADFIDCFVIGDGEEAVHDLVNAFLAWRRAGGRREELLRAWAALPGMYVPACWQPGQVVEKRIMTRLDTVDYTAIPVPFMEIVHDRVNIEVMRGCTVGCRFCQAGMIERPLRELPADEIREMTRRALDATGYEEASLNSLSIADLTCLSGLLPGLMDDFQGDRIGLSLPSLRVKGLKPELAAELLRVKRTGFTIAPEAGSQRLREVINKGIVDEEEVFRAVATAAEAGWSSLKMYFMCGLPTETQADLDELVRLSLTAQRLGRRKGPRGFTLTVSVSSFVPKPHTPFQWAGQDRMEVLREKQQFLKGRLREAGVKFKWHDVRSSFLEAAFSRGGREVGPVIAEAHRRGARLDGWTEHLDFDRWMAAFEACGVDPSPIAHRNIGPDEPLPWDHISCGVSKKFLQREWRKALRAATTPDCHVAPCQACGAVCIPSWQEWHEHAEADRREARRQEAAPGPALPLLALPGRPAGDGAAPPAGADPGVAAPPAAEAVTPRPAETAPSVAAIQRIRFAFQKREELRFLSHLEVFRTLTRAVRRAGYRLAYSQGFNPQPRLAVAMGLPVGVEGEAELADVELRERAAVEHFAVRVNATLPRELHLTEAWEVPLHAPSLTSQVLTAEYRAALSPSLAEVLGDPAAACAAFLARETIPVEGFRKGEAITVDARPALEAFAPEGTGAFRLLLKAGAGIRPREVLRAFLAPVLPAEALAGLDGHLTITRTGLGLSAVPAPAPAPA, encoded by the coding sequence GTGTCCTTTGTCGGTACCGAGCGTGTCCGGGGACGGATCCTCCGGGAAGTGGTCCCCTTCGTCGAGAAGCCTTCCCGCTACATCGGGCGGGAGTTCCTCGCCGTCCACAAGGACCCCGAAGCGGTGGCCGTCCGGATGGCGCTCGCCTTCCCGGATGTCTACGAGATCGGGATGTCCCATCTCGGCCTGAAAATTCTCTACCAGCTCCTGAACCGGCGGCCGGAGGTGGTGGCGGAGCGGGTCTACTGTCCCTGGCCGGACTTCGAGGCCCTGACGCGGGGGCGGGGGATCCCGCTGGCCAGCATCGAGTCGGGCCTGCCGCTCTCGGCCTTTGACCTCGTCGGGTTCACCCTCCAGTACGAGCTCTCCTACGCCACGATCCTCCACATGCTGGCGCTGGGCGGCATTCCCCTTCGCAGCGCCGAGCGGGGGGAGGGGGACCCGTTCGTGGTGGCCGGGGGTCCCTGCGGGTACAGCCCGGAGCCGCTCGCCGACTTCATCGACTGCTTCGTCATCGGGGACGGGGAGGAGGCGGTCCACGACCTGGTGAACGCGTTCCTGGCCTGGCGGCGGGCGGGCGGGCGCCGGGAGGAGCTCCTCCGGGCCTGGGCGGCCCTCCCCGGCATGTACGTTCCCGCCTGCTGGCAGCCCGGGCAGGTCGTCGAAAAGCGGATTATGACCCGCCTCGACACCGTGGACTACACCGCGATCCCCGTCCCCTTCATGGAGATCGTCCACGATCGGGTGAACATCGAGGTGATGCGGGGCTGCACGGTGGGCTGCCGGTTCTGCCAGGCCGGAATGATCGAGCGGCCGTTACGGGAGCTGCCGGCCGACGAGATCCGTGAGATGACGCGGCGGGCGTTGGACGCGACCGGCTACGAGGAGGCCTCCCTCAACTCCCTCAGCATCGCCGACCTCACCTGCCTGTCGGGGCTCCTCCCGGGCCTGATGGATGACTTCCAGGGAGACCGGATCGGCCTCTCCCTCCCTTCGCTGCGCGTCAAGGGGCTGAAGCCCGAGCTGGCCGCGGAGCTCCTCCGGGTGAAGCGGACCGGCTTCACCATTGCCCCCGAGGCCGGCAGCCAGCGCCTCCGAGAGGTGATCAACAAGGGGATCGTGGACGAGGAGGAGGTCTTCCGCGCGGTCGCGACCGCGGCCGAGGCCGGGTGGAGCAGCCTGAAGATGTACTTCATGTGCGGGCTGCCCACCGAGACCCAGGCGGACCTCGATGAGCTCGTTCGGCTCTCGCTCACGGCCCAGCGGCTCGGCCGGCGGAAGGGGCCGCGGGGCTTCACGCTCACGGTGAGCGTCTCCTCCTTCGTCCCGAAGCCCCACACCCCCTTCCAGTGGGCCGGGCAGGACCGCATGGAGGTCCTCCGGGAGAAGCAGCAGTTCCTGAAGGGCCGGCTCCGGGAGGCCGGGGTGAAGTTCAAGTGGCACGACGTGAGGTCCTCCTTCCTGGAGGCGGCCTTCTCGCGGGGCGGCCGGGAGGTCGGCCCGGTCATCGCCGAGGCGCACCGCCGGGGCGCCCGGTTGGACGGCTGGACGGAGCACCTGGACTTCGACCGCTGGATGGCCGCCTTCGAGGCGTGCGGGGTGGACCCCTCCCCGATCGCCCACCGGAACATCGGCCCCGACGAGCCGCTCCCCTGGGACCACATCTCCTGCGGGGTGAGCAAGAAGTTCCTCCAGCGGGAGTGGCGCAAGGCCCTGCGGGCCGCCACGACCCCCGACTGCCACGTGGCCCCCTGCCAGGCCTGCGGGGCGGTCTGCATCCCCTCCTGGCAGGAGTGGCACGAGCATGCGGAGGCGGACCGGCGTGAGGCAAGGCGGCAGGAGGCGGCGCCCGGGCCGGCGCTGCCGCTCCTGGCCCTCCCCGGGCGGCCTGCTGGCGATGGGGCTGCGCCGCCGGCCGGCGCCGACCCGGGGGTGGCGGCTCCCCCGGCAGCGGAAGCCGTGACCCCTCGCCCGGCTGAGACCGCGCCCTCCGTGGCCGCCATCCAGCGGATCCGCTTCGCCTTCCAGAAGCGGGAGGAGCTCCGGTTCCTCTCGCACCTGGAGGTGTTCCGGACGCTCACCCGGGCCGTCCGCCGGGCCGGCTACCGCCTCGCCTACTCCCAGGGCTTTAACCCGCAGCCCCGCCTCGCCGTGGCCATGGGCCTCCCGGTGGGTGTGGAGGGGGAGGCGGAGCTGGCGGACGTGGAGCTCCGGGAGCGGGCCGCGGTGGAGCACTTCGCGGTCCGGGTCAACGCCACGCTCCCGCGCGAGCTTCATCTCACGGAGGCGTGGGAGGTGCCCCTGCACGCGCCCTCCCTGACCTCCCAGGTGCTGACGGCAGAGTATCGGGCCGCCCTGTCGCCCTCGCTGGCGGAAGTCCTGGGGGATCCGGCTGCCGCCTGCGCCGCCTTCCTGGCCCGGGAGACGATCCCCGTGGAGGGGTTCCGGAAGGGGGAGGCAATTACCGTGGACGCCCGCCCGGCCCTGGAGGCGTTCGCCCCCGAGGGCACCGGGGCCTTCCGGCTCCTCCTCAAGGCCGGGGCCGGCATCCGGCCCCGGGAAGTGCTGCGGGCCTTCCTGGCCCCGGTCCTCCCCGCCGAGGCGCTGGCCGGCCTGGACGGGCACCTCACGATCACCCGCACGGGCCTCGGGCTCTCGGCGGTCCCCGCCCCGGCGCCGGCCCCCGCGTAA
- a CDS encoding Rne/Rng family ribonuclease, which produces MKREIIVNASMTQTRVAILEDGNLVELMIDDVKTRSVAGNIYKGRVLKILPGMQATFVDIGLSKDAFLYVRDIFEDVEEYEQLLSLGETDGSATAESPEDLRPVPPPSGKRRPHPSIEELIQEGQEILVQVAREPLGTKGARITSHITLPGRFLVYMPMESHIGVSRKIENEGERQRLRHIVEELNQKNEGVIVRTAGVGKSRAELQADLEFLRSLWQKIREKAEGLKGPALVQKDLDLVFRLFRDLFTRDVARLVVDSPSEYERCLEFTESLFPDLRPLLFLYTEDEPIFKSFGVEKEIEKALRPKVWLKSGGYIVIEETEALVSIDVNTGKYVGKHDFEETVFRTNLEAAGEIARQVRLRDLGGIIIIDFIDMARQEHRDKVVIELKEGLKPDRSPTNVSLLSELGLVEMTRKRVKQGLIRSISQACPTCGGTGAVRALPSIAHQILREVEWQLYRRKPPQLRIRAHPDVTAWLKAEEAEVIEALQEQYGGEVALAAEESWPLAKYQLQEG; this is translated from the coding sequence ATGAAGCGCGAGATCATCGTCAACGCCTCGATGACCCAGACCCGGGTGGCCATCCTGGAGGATGGCAACCTGGTCGAGCTGATGATCGACGACGTGAAGACCCGGAGCGTCGCCGGGAACATCTACAAGGGACGGGTCCTGAAGATCCTCCCCGGGATGCAGGCCACCTTCGTGGACATCGGCCTGAGCAAGGACGCCTTCCTCTACGTCCGGGACATCTTTGAGGACGTGGAGGAGTACGAGCAGCTCCTCAGCCTGGGGGAGACGGACGGCAGCGCGACGGCCGAGTCGCCGGAGGACCTGCGGCCCGTCCCCCCGCCCTCCGGGAAGCGGCGCCCCCACCCATCCATCGAGGAGCTCATCCAGGAGGGACAGGAGATCCTGGTGCAGGTCGCCCGCGAGCCGCTGGGGACGAAGGGGGCCCGGATCACGTCCCACATCACCCTCCCCGGCCGCTTCCTGGTCTACATGCCGATGGAGAGCCACATCGGCGTCTCCCGGAAGATCGAGAACGAGGGGGAGCGCCAGCGGCTCCGGCACATCGTGGAGGAGCTCAACCAGAAGAACGAGGGGGTCATCGTCCGGACGGCCGGGGTGGGCAAGAGCCGCGCGGAGCTGCAGGCGGACCTGGAGTTCCTCCGCTCCCTGTGGCAGAAGATCCGCGAGAAGGCGGAGGGCCTGAAGGGGCCGGCCCTGGTCCAGAAGGACCTCGACCTGGTCTTCCGCCTCTTCCGGGACCTCTTCACGCGGGACGTGGCCCGGCTGGTGGTGGACTCGCCCTCGGAGTACGAGCGCTGCCTGGAGTTCACCGAGTCCCTCTTCCCGGACCTCCGGCCCCTGCTGTTCCTGTACACGGAGGATGAGCCGATCTTCAAGTCCTTCGGCGTCGAGAAGGAGATCGAGAAGGCCCTGCGGCCGAAGGTGTGGCTCAAGTCGGGAGGCTACATCGTCATCGAGGAGACCGAGGCGCTGGTCTCCATCGACGTGAACACGGGCAAGTACGTGGGGAAGCACGACTTCGAAGAGACGGTCTTCCGGACCAACCTGGAGGCGGCCGGGGAGATCGCCCGCCAGGTCCGGCTGCGGGACCTGGGGGGGATCATTATCATCGATTTCATCGACATGGCGCGCCAGGAGCACCGGGACAAGGTCGTCATCGAGCTGAAGGAGGGGCTGAAGCCGGACCGCTCCCCGACCAATGTCTCGCTGCTGTCCGAGCTCGGGCTGGTGGAGATGACCCGCAAGCGGGTGAAGCAGGGGCTCATCCGCTCGATCAGTCAGGCCTGCCCGACCTGCGGGGGCACCGGGGCGGTCCGGGCGCTCCCCTCCATCGCCCACCAGATCCTGCGGGAAGTGGAGTGGCAGCTGTACCGGAGGAAACCGCCCCAGCTCCGGATCCGGGCCCACCCCGACGTCACGGCGTGGCTCAAGGCGGAAGAGGCCGAGGTCATCGAGGCCCTGCAGGAGCAGTACGGGGGGGAGGTCGCGCTGGCGGCGGAGGAGTCCTGGCCGCTGGCCAAGTACCAGCTCCAGGAGGGATAG
- the rplU gene encoding 50S ribosomal protein L21 produces MYAVLETGGKQYRVSPGDLLRVERLEGEPGSPVRFDRVLLVAEEDLVTIGTPTVAGASVAGEVVRQGRARKIIVFKFKRRKKYRRTQGHRQAETTVRITAISKG; encoded by the coding sequence GTGTACGCGGTCCTCGAGACGGGCGGGAAGCAGTACCGGGTCAGCCCCGGTGATCTCCTCAGGGTGGAGCGTCTCGAGGGTGAGCCGGGCAGCCCCGTGCGCTTCGACCGGGTCCTCCTCGTGGCGGAGGAGGACCTGGTAACGATCGGGACCCCCACCGTGGCCGGCGCCTCCGTCGCGGGCGAGGTCGTGCGGCAGGGCCGGGCGCGGAAGATCATCGTTTTCAAGTTCAAGCGCCGGAAGAAATACCGCCGGACCCAGGGGCACCGGCAGGCGGAGACGACCGTCCGGATCACCGCGATCAGCAAAGGGTAG
- the rpmA gene encoding 50S ribosomal protein L27, with amino-acid sequence MAHKKGMGSTRNGRDSQSKRLGMKRFGGELVPAGSILVRQRGTRFKPGENVGIGRDDTLFARVAGIVSVTHRGGQGRFVNVTAVEP; translated from the coding sequence ATGGCGCACAAGAAGGGGATGGGGTCGACCCGGAACGGGCGCGACTCCCAGAGCAAGCGCCTGGGGATGAAGCGGTTCGGGGGAGAGCTCGTGCCGGCGGGGTCCATCCTGGTCCGCCAGCGGGGGACCCGCTTCAAGCCCGGGGAGAACGTCGGCATCGGGCGGGACGACACCCTCTTCGCCCGCGTGGCGGGGATCGTCTCGGTGACCCACCGGGGGGGACAGGGACGCTTCGTGAACGTCACCGCGGTGGAGCCCTAA
- the obgE gene encoding GTPase ObgE, which yields MFVDLARILVRAGDGGRGCVSFRREKYVPRGGPDGGDGGDGGDILLEATGTLSTLIDQKYQQQYRAGRGGHGEGGNREGKRGAERVIRVPVGTVVTDADTGEPLADLTAAGLQVVVARGGRGGRGNGRMATPTRRAPRTAEPGGKGESRTLQLELKLLADVGFVGLPNSGKSTLLAACTAARPKIAPYPFTTLIPNLGVAVLGIGASYVIADIPGLIAGASRGAGLGHQFLRHIERVRVLVHVIDVAEGAPADPVAAYRTVEEELAASGRALPDRPRVVAANKIDLPHEQSLARLVAHCATAGVPCFPVSAATGAGVGALRRGLFRLLREVREERDAGPVPRAAAR from the coding sequence GTGTTCGTTGATCTAGCGCGCATCCTCGTGCGGGCGGGCGACGGCGGGCGGGGGTGCGTGAGCTTCCGCCGGGAGAAGTACGTGCCCCGGGGGGGCCCCGATGGGGGCGACGGCGGGGACGGCGGCGACATCCTGCTCGAGGCGACGGGCACCCTGAGCACCCTCATCGACCAGAAGTACCAGCAGCAGTACCGGGCCGGCCGGGGAGGGCACGGCGAGGGGGGGAACCGGGAAGGGAAGCGGGGGGCCGAGCGCGTCATCCGCGTCCCCGTGGGGACGGTGGTGACCGACGCCGACACCGGCGAGCCCCTCGCGGACCTCACGGCGGCCGGGCTGCAGGTGGTGGTGGCCCGGGGCGGCCGCGGGGGCCGGGGCAACGGGCGCATGGCCACCCCCACGCGGCGCGCCCCCCGGACCGCCGAGCCCGGGGGGAAGGGCGAGAGCCGGACCCTCCAGCTGGAGTTGAAGCTCCTGGCCGACGTCGGCTTCGTGGGCCTCCCGAACAGCGGGAAGTCCACGCTCCTTGCCGCGTGCACCGCTGCCCGCCCGAAGATCGCTCCCTACCCCTTCACCACCCTCATCCCCAACCTGGGCGTCGCCGTCCTCGGGATCGGGGCCTCCTACGTCATCGCCGACATCCCGGGACTGATCGCGGGCGCCTCCCGCGGCGCGGGGCTCGGGCACCAGTTCCTCCGCCACATCGAGCGCGTGCGGGTCCTGGTGCACGTCATCGACGTGGCGGAGGGGGCCCCGGCGGACCCGGTAGCCGCCTACCGGACCGTCGAAGAGGAGCTGGCCGCTTCGGGTCGGGCCCTGCCGGATCGGCCGCGGGTGGTGGCGGCCAACAAGATCGATCTGCCGCACGAGCAGTCCCTCGCCCGTCTCGTGGCTCACTGCGCGACCGCCGGGGTCCCCTGCTTCCCCGTCTCGGCGGCCACGGGGGCGGGGGTGGGGGCGCTCCGACGCGGGCTCTTCCGTCTGCTCCGGGAGGTCCGGGAGGAACGCGATGCCGGTCCCGTCCCCCGCGCGGCTGCCCGATAG